In Myxococcus stipitatus, the following are encoded in one genomic region:
- a CDS encoding GNAT family N-acetyltransferase, with the protein MSPYDVNPVSSTAQLASIIDLQRKNLKQTLGAEEMRDQGFVTVEHELPVLERMHALAPSIVARHGEDVVAYALSMPRECRAMLPVLVPMFDLLDRLEYQGRAMKDLRFYVMGQICVDKAHRGKGLVEQLYDKHREVFRERFDLLVTEVSLRNTRSLRVHERVGFKTVHTYRDATDDWAVIAWDWSPPAR; encoded by the coding sequence ATGAGCCCGTACGACGTGAACCCGGTGAGCAGCACCGCGCAGCTCGCGAGCATCATCGACCTGCAACGCAAGAACCTGAAGCAGACGCTCGGCGCTGAGGAGATGCGCGACCAGGGCTTCGTCACGGTGGAGCACGAATTGCCGGTGCTGGAGCGGATGCACGCCCTGGCCCCCAGCATCGTGGCCCGGCACGGCGAGGACGTGGTGGCCTACGCCTTGTCGATGCCGCGCGAGTGCCGCGCGATGCTGCCCGTGCTCGTCCCCATGTTCGACCTGCTGGACCGGCTGGAGTACCAGGGGCGCGCGATGAAGGACCTGCGCTTCTACGTCATGGGGCAGATCTGCGTCGACAAGGCCCACCGCGGCAAGGGCCTCGTCGAGCAGCTCTATGACAAGCACCGCGAGGTGTTCCGGGAGCGCTTCGACCTGCTCGTCACCGAGGTCTCCCTGCGCAACACCCGCTCCCTGCGTGTCCACGAGCGCGTGGGCTTCAAGACGGTGCACACCTACCGCGACGCGACGGACGACTGGGCCGTCATCGCCTGGGATTGGAGCCCTCCGGCCCGCTAG